A single Drosophila albomicans strain 15112-1751.03 unplaced genomic scaffold, ASM965048v2 utg000056l_pilon, whole genome shotgun sequence DNA region contains:
- the LOC127566354 gene encoding uncharacterized protein LOC127566354 — translation MEEENEKRVTSSVSDKVDQMLQLLSLKIEVDEKQSGQIKIAADKFEKVVADYDGKSIPVKKWFEIFERNADAYELSEKQKYVQARGKMVGTAKLFLESEDVCGYEELKRSVIEEFACSVNSADIHKKLQDRKKKKDESMHEYMLQMRKIAALGDIEDIAVINHIVNGLDIKNEYKYSMLRCKSLKSLKEELKADKLNVNEKKSEQQKTNVNNKQMTSAGKKDHCYNCGSTEHKRKDCNASTKCFSCNREGHISCNCPTKVEKVNKVVYENRRTKKIKVNNLEVDCLVDTGSDVTLTKANIVDQIKNVELTKTASVLRGLGNATTQPTRCFNAQVVVDRLSTDQNFIVVPSNKMEYDVLLGHDFINKFRMVADKRGYTFLNMEESSMHNDEYEVYNICEESSFTVSPKYRKPVEQLIEDTYEKPPQVVKQCPVELKIVPDGVVKPFRHPPARLSPDEAAAVQKQVEEWIDHGVVRKSSSNVASRVVVVKKKKRQKQREEARRNIEQTQQVYKRNFDKKRWLEQTYKIGDLVAIKRTQFVAGRKLASEYLGPYEITKTKGNGRYDVRKAADVEGPNITASSCDNMKLWRFVMDNEE, via the coding sequence ATGGAagaggaaaatgaaaaaagagtGACCAGCAGTGTATCTGACAAAGTTGACCAAATGCTGCAGCTGTTAAGTTTGAAAATAGAAGTTGATGAAAAACAAAGTGGCCAGATTAAGATTGCAGCCGATAAGTTTGAAAAAGTTGTGGCCGATTACGATGGAAAATCGATACCAGTTAAAAAGTGGTTTGAAATTTTCGAAAGAAATGCGGATGCCTACGAGCTTtcagaaaaacagaaatatgTTCAAGCCAGAGGCAAGATGGTTGGAACAGCCAAGCTATTCCTGGAGTCTGAAGATGTGTGCGGATATGAAGAGCTGAAACGTAGTGTGATCGAAGAGTTTGCATGCAGTGTGAATAGTGCAGATATACACAAGAAGCTGCAGGatagaaagaagaagaaagatgAGTCAATGCACGAGTACATGTTGCAAATGAGGAAGATAGCTGCACTTGGGGACATTGAAGATATTGCTGTAATTAATCACATAGTAAATGGACTcgacattaaaaatgaatataagtACAGTATGTTGCGATGTAAGTCACTTAAGTCATTGAAAGAAGAGCTGAAAGCTGATAAGCTGAATGTGAATGAAAAGAAGAGTGAGCAACAGAAAACGAATGTTAACAACAAGCAAATGACGTCAGCTGGTAAAAAAGATCATTGCTATAATTGCGGTTCGACAGAGCATAAAAGAAAGGATTGCAATGCCAGCACAAAATGCTTCAGTTGCAATCGAGAGGGTCATATTTCGTGTAATTGTCCTacaaaagttgaaaaagttaataaagttGTATACGAGAACAGACGCACCAAAAAGATAAAAGTCAACAATCTTGAAGTAGACTGTCTGGTGGACACAGGATCGGATGTGACGTTGACAAAGGCAAATATCGTAGATCAAATAAAGAACGTAGAGCTTACTAAGACTGCCTCAGTATTGCGTGGATTGGGCAATGCCACGACACAACCAACTAGATGTTTCAACGCGCAAGTAGTGGTCGATCGGCTGTCAACTGAccaaaattttattgttgtgccTAGCAATAAAATGGAATACGATGTACTGCTAGGGCACGATTTCATCAATAAATTTCGCATGGTTGCTGACAAGCGAGgatatacatttttgaatatgGAAGAAAGCTCGATGCATAATGATGAGTATgaagtatataatatttgcgaAGAGTCTTCTTTTACAGTTTCGCCAAAGTATCGAAAGCCTGTCGAGCAGTTGATAGAGGACACCTACGAGAAGCCGCCGCAAGTTGTTAAACAGTGTCCTGTCGAGCTAAAGATAGTGCCAGATGGAGTGGTTAAGCCGTTTCGCCATCCACCTGCTCGGTTATCACCAGATGAAGCTGCCGCTGTACAGAAGCAAGTAGAAGAGTGGATTGATCACGGAGTCGTACGCAAATCGTCGTCAAATGTTGCAAGCCGagtagttgttgttaaaaagaagaagcgTCAAAAGCAACGTGAAGAGGCGAGACGAAATATAGAGCAGACACAGCAGGTCTACAAACGCAATTTCGACAAGAAGCGTTGGCTAGAGCAGACATATAAAATTGGAGATCTTGTCGCCATAAAGAGAACGCAATTTGTCGCCGGACGTAAGCTGGCAAGCGAGTATCTTGGTCCATACGAGATAACAAAGACGAAGGGAAATGGGCGATATGACGTTCGTAAGGCAGCTGATGTTGAAGGGCCTAATATCACTGCTTCTAGCTGCGACAATATGAAGCTCTGGAGGTTTGTTATGGACAACGAGGAGTGA